A genomic region of Desulfosarcina ovata subsp. ovata contains the following coding sequences:
- a CDS encoding putative transposase produces MPQLILPLIPEGATQISDLVTVYRSEDRWTYYMGLTPIYTHAADDHRLFRLITSMMIHAGTCRHKDIIETFGISKSNVNRALKKLRERGPEAFFQRKPGGRKGHILKPQVLEQAQSLLDHGFTRHDAAQQLGVKLDTFRKAINDGRLHERPYVEASKARAGTDKSSRSAVDAAAAKGMGTACTRVMDRALASIGQGEAQVRFEPCLDVPKAGVLCAVPALLANGILEGAEKLLGKIRGYYTIFQILLVLAFMTLCRIKTVERLRENPPGEFGKLLGLDRVPEARCLRKKMDTLSEANAAEIWAAHLSNHWMQAEPDAAGTLYVDGHVRVYHGKLTKLPRRYVTRQRLCLRGTTDYWVNDSIGRPFFLIEKPIDPGLIQVVEHDIVPRLLDEVPNQPDEKALAANAHLCRFVLVFDREGYSPAFFARMWRMHRIACITYHKHPAEPWPESWFEEKTVIMPNGETVTMRLAEMGSLLGSGKNAFWVREVRKLTDSGHQTSLISTAYDLPHTQLAVRMFSRWCQENFFRYMKQHFEIDMLCEYGVVEIPDTEKVVNPSWRELNRSRNQVQSRMRYRRARFTEMTMHPESETNPEKYQKWLKRKSELLEEIDQHEHQLVTLKAQLKQTPKHITWGELEDKDKFNRLLPGRKRLMDTVRMIAYRAETAMAAMLLGPTVDMPDARQLLQGLFVTDADLIPDMENNRLRVRIHNASTPADNRSIASLLDELNKADIEYPGSNFRLTYELVNSDI; encoded by the coding sequence ATGCCCCAATTAATTCTTCCGCTGATACCAGAAGGAGCTACACAAATCAGCGATCTGGTGACCGTCTATCGAAGCGAAGATCGATGGACTTATTATATGGGGTTAACCCCGATTTACACGCATGCTGCCGATGACCACCGGCTGTTCAGGCTGATTACATCGATGATGATCCACGCTGGCACGTGCCGTCACAAGGATATTATTGAGACCTTCGGTATTTCCAAAAGCAACGTCAACCGGGCTTTGAAAAAGTTGCGGGAAAGAGGCCCGGAGGCTTTTTTCCAAAGAAAACCAGGTGGTCGTAAAGGCCATATCCTGAAGCCGCAGGTGCTCGAACAAGCCCAGTCCCTTTTGGATCATGGCTTCACGCGTCACGATGCCGCTCAGCAGTTAGGCGTTAAGCTCGACACCTTCCGCAAGGCCATCAACGACGGGCGCTTGCACGAGCGCCCATATGTCGAAGCATCCAAGGCGAGGGCAGGCACGGATAAATCATCGCGCAGCGCGGTGGATGCGGCCGCGGCCAAGGGCATGGGTACGGCCTGCACTCGGGTTATGGATCGGGCTTTAGCCTCAATCGGTCAAGGCGAAGCGCAGGTGCGATTCGAGCCTTGCCTGGATGTTCCCAAGGCAGGGGTTTTGTGTGCCGTGCCGGCACTTTTGGCCAACGGCATTTTGGAAGGCGCCGAAAAGCTTTTGGGCAAGATCCGAGGATATTACACCATCTTCCAAATCTTGCTGGTGCTGGCCTTCATGACGCTTTGCCGGATCAAGACGGTTGAACGCTTGCGCGAGAATCCGCCGGGTGAATTCGGCAAGCTTTTGGGTTTGGATCGCGTTCCGGAAGCACGGTGCCTGCGGAAAAAGATGGATACTTTGAGCGAAGCCAATGCGGCCGAGATATGGGCCGCGCATCTTAGCAATCACTGGATGCAGGCCGAGCCCGATGCGGCCGGTACCCTTTACGTCGATGGCCATGTTCGCGTTTATCACGGCAAGCTGACCAAACTACCGCGGCGCTATGTCACCCGACAGCGGCTGTGTTTGCGAGGCACGACCGACTATTGGGTCAACGATTCCATCGGCCGGCCTTTTTTCCTGATCGAAAAGCCGATCGATCCCGGACTTATCCAAGTAGTCGAGCACGACATCGTGCCACGGCTGCTCGACGAGGTTCCCAATCAGCCCGATGAAAAGGCGTTGGCGGCTAATGCCCATCTTTGTCGTTTCGTTTTGGTTTTCGACCGGGAGGGCTACAGCCCGGCCTTTTTTGCCCGGATGTGGCGCATGCATCGGATTGCCTGCATCACCTATCACAAGCACCCCGCCGAACCGTGGCCGGAGAGTTGGTTTGAGGAAAAAACCGTGATCATGCCCAACGGCGAGACAGTCACTATGCGTTTGGCCGAGATGGGCAGTTTGCTGGGCTCGGGCAAGAACGCGTTTTGGGTGCGTGAGGTTCGCAAGCTGACCGATTCGGGCCATCAAACCAGTCTGATCAGCACCGCCTACGATCTGCCGCATACCCAACTGGCGGTACGCATGTTTAGCCGGTGGTGTCAGGAAAATTTCTTTCGCTATATGAAGCAACACTTTGAAATCGATATGCTTTGTGAATATGGCGTCGTGGAGATTCCTGACACCGAAAAAGTGGTCAACCCCAGCTGGCGGGAATTGAACCGCAGCCGTAATCAGGTGCAAAGCCGGATGCGCTACCGCCGGGCACGCTTTACCGAAATGACCATGCACCCGGAAAGCGAAACCAATCCGGAGAAATACCAAAAATGGCTGAAGCGAAAAAGCGAACTGCTGGAAGAAATCGACCAGCATGAACATCAGTTGGTAACGTTGAAAGCACAATTGAAGCAGACACCAAAACACATCACCTGGGGGGAACTGGAGGACAAGGACAAGTTCAATCGGCTGCTTCCAGGTCGCAAGCGATTGATGGACACCGTGCGCATGATCGCCTATCGAGCCGAAACGGCCATGGCGGCAATGTTGCTCGGCCCAACGGTGGATATGCCCGATGCCAGGCAACTGCTGCAGGGCCTGTTCGTCACCGATGCCGACCTAATACCCGATATGGAAAACAATCGCTTACGCGTACGAATTCACAATGCCTCGACGCCGGCGGACAATCGATCGATCGCCTCACTTTTAGACGAACTCAACAAGGCTGATATAGAGTATCCCGGAAGTAATTTTCGTCTCACTTATGAGCTAGTAAATAGTGATATTTGA
- a CDS encoding DUF86 domain-containing protein translates to MPRHNDAIPLLHMLSHAREAVDMIAGKDPESLPKERMLELALIRLVEIIGEAAGRVSQAGQEKYTEIPWREVIGMRNRLIHGYDSVDLAVLWDTIELDLPPLISQLEKILRK, encoded by the coding sequence ATGCCGAGGCATAATGACGCCATCCCTCTTTTACACATGCTTAGCCATGCGCGGGAAGCCGTTGACATGATAGCTGGGAAAGACCCAGAATCGCTCCCTAAAGAAAGGATGCTTGAACTGGCCTTGATCAGGTTGGTGGAAATCATCGGTGAGGCTGCAGGAAGGGTGAGCCAGGCAGGACAGGAGAAATACACTGAAATCCCCTGGCGAGAAGTGATCGGCATGCGGAACCGGCTTATTCATGGCTATGACAGCGTCGACTTGGCAGTCTTATGGGATACGATCGAACTCGATCTTCCACCCCTGATTTCTCAACTTGAAAAAATCCTGCGAAAATAG
- a CDS encoding nucleotidyltransferase family protein, producing MAKIDIPKERLAEFCRKNEIQNLSLFGSVLRDDFGPDSDVDVLVEFKAGTRVGLIRLTSLEFELGEIIGRKVDLNTPGFISRYFRSEVMAEREVQYAEA from the coding sequence ATGGCCAAGATCGACATCCCAAAAGAACGACTTGCTGAATTTTGCCGCAAGAACGAAATCCAAAATCTGTCCTTGTTCGGTTCTGTTTTACGTGATGATTTTGGGCCAGACAGCGATGTAGACGTTCTGGTTGAATTCAAAGCCGGGACCAGAGTCGGTTTGATCCGGCTAACGAGCCTTGAATTCGAGCTCGGTGAAATTATCGGTAGAAAAGTCGACCTGAATACGCCAGGCTTCATAAGCCGCTATTTTCGGTCCGAAGTCATGGCAGAAAGGGAAGTTCAGTATGCCGAGGCATAA
- a CDS encoding nuclease-related domain-containing protein, whose amino-acid sequence MIEKLDDINDDLVAFMAMLIAMPILFYALYISDLYFQRRPLSLNSALVYIVIGILFVGGLTFKMVKRFNLRRKMRLGYDGEVATGQELNRLMLNGYHVYHDFVADKFNIDHIVVGPAGVFAVETKARAKPTSNNRKEDAQVIYDGGCIRFPTWKEIKPLEQAKIQAEWLARWLSSATGEQTQVRAVLTLPGWFVTRTASDGIPVINPKQFMSIAKPVNGKLLDDRRIKSIVHQIDQHCRNIESKTVKGLGGRN is encoded by the coding sequence TTGATCGAAAAATTAGACGACATCAATGACGATTTGGTCGCTTTCATGGCAATGCTGATCGCCATGCCCATCCTCTTTTATGCGCTCTATATCTCGGATCTCTATTTTCAACGGCGGCCCTTATCGCTTAACTCGGCCCTGGTCTACATCGTTATTGGGATTCTGTTTGTTGGAGGGCTGACTTTCAAGATGGTCAAGCGGTTCAATCTTCGACGCAAAATGCGTCTCGGCTACGACGGTGAGGTGGCCACCGGCCAGGAGCTGAATAGATTGATGCTCAATGGATACCATGTCTATCATGATTTCGTGGCTGACAAATTCAATATCGATCATATCGTCGTTGGACCGGCTGGCGTGTTTGCCGTTGAAACCAAAGCCAGGGCCAAGCCGACGTCCAACAACCGAAAAGAAGATGCCCAGGTTATCTATGACGGCGGATGCATTCGTTTCCCGACTTGGAAGGAAATCAAACCATTGGAGCAGGCCAAGATCCAGGCGGAGTGGTTGGCGCGATGGTTGTCCTCGGCCACGGGTGAGCAAACGCAAGTCCGAGCGGTCCTGACGCTTCCCGGGTGGTTTGTCACGCGGACCGCGTCAGACGGCATCCCGGTCATCAATCCCAAACAGTTTATGAGTATCGCCAAACCAGTCAACGGAAAGTTGTTGGACGATCGTCGGATCAAAAGCATCGTCCACCAGATCGATCAACACTGCAGAAATATAGAGTCCAAGACGGTAAAAGGCTTGGGAGGGCGGAATTGA
- a CDS encoding Fic family protein, translated as MIEAQRVFISGLIDDAGAYRRSGVEVMGDGQVLHMAPPANCVPKLMHDLFSWLNGSDDHPLITSSVFHYEFEFINPFADGNGRMGRLWQTLILTRWNPLFAHIPVERLVHEHQANYYQALQDSTDGTDSALFVQFMLEMISDAMSSVPPQVAPQVTPQVQQVLRAFDGEMPRSQLQRAVGLKDRKSFRERYIRPALKEGLIEMTLPDKPNSPLQKYRLTDKGMEMRRHLFG; from the coding sequence TTGATCGAAGCGCAGCGTGTTTTCATAAGTGGCCTTATTGACGACGCCGGTGCATATCGCCGTAGTGGAGTGGAGGTAATGGGGGATGGACAGGTCCTTCATATGGCGCCTCCCGCAAATTGTGTCCCGAAGCTGATGCACGACCTTTTCTCCTGGCTGAATGGCTCTGATGATCACCCACTGATTACCAGCTCGGTGTTTCATTACGAATTCGAGTTTATCAATCCGTTCGCCGATGGCAATGGCCGTATGGGGCGATTGTGGCAGACGCTCATCTTGACCCGCTGGAATCCGCTGTTTGCTCACATCCCGGTCGAAAGACTGGTCCACGAGCACCAGGCCAACTACTATCAAGCCCTGCAAGACAGCACCGACGGTACCGATTCGGCGCTTTTTGTCCAATTCATGCTGGAGATGATCTCCGACGCGATGTCGTCGGTACCCCCCCAAGTAGCCCCTCAGGTTACCCCCCAAGTTCAGCAAGTATTGCGTGCATTTGACGGCGAGATGCCCCGTTCACAGTTGCAACGTGCAGTTGGCCTCAAGGACCGAAAATCGTTTCGGGAACGTTACATCAGGCCGGCTCTGAAAGAAGGGTTGATCGAAATGACGCTCCCGGACAAACCCAACAGCCCTTTGCAGAAATACCGTCTGACCGACAAGGGGATGGAGATGCGTCGGCATTTGTTTGGCTAA
- a CDS encoding transposase, with the protein MSWHHSGFHVHIGERIWPEDEKGLENLARYIIRACFSQERMVYIPVTEATDGVAKVIYTSKDGKTRKTFDALDWLAHLVTHVPGRYEQTVRYYGYYSNKSRGMRKKAETDDAIPVILKNDISSKKWRQNWARLIQKVYEVDPLICPKCQGKMRIIAFIEDEQLIKKILKHLDLWEIRNHGPPDRDPTHIPELTYDDDYSQIPTVDYWIQ; encoded by the coding sequence ATGTCCTGGCATCACAGCGGATTTCACGTTCATATCGGCGAAAGGATCTGGCCGGAGGATGAAAAGGGATTGGAAAATCTGGCCAGATACATCATCCGGGCCTGTTTCTCACAGGAGCGGATGGTTTATATCCCGGTTACGGAAGCCACAGACGGCGTGGCCAAGGTTATCTATACCTCCAAGGACGGAAAAACTCGGAAAACCTTCGATGCATTGGACTGGCTCGCTCATTTAGTTACGCATGTTCCCGGCAGGTATGAACAAACGGTGAGGTATTATGGCTATTACAGCAATAAATCCAGGGGTATGCGAAAAAAGGCGGAAACCGATGACGCCATTCCCGTTATCCTGAAGAATGACATTTCATCCAAAAAGTGGCGACAAAATTGGGCAAGATTGATCCAGAAGGTCTACGAGGTCGATCCACTGATATGCCCGAAGTGTCAGGGAAAAATGAGGATTATCGCCTTCATCGAGGACGAGCAGCTCATCAAAAAAATATTGAAACATCTGGATCTGTGGGAAATACGCAACCATGGTCCGCCCGATCGAGACCCCACACATATCCCCGAACTGACCTACGATGACGACTATTCCCAGATACCCACCGTCGATTACTGGATTCAATAA
- a CDS encoding CsgG/HfaB family protein has translation MINLLLNVLRISFFLFLAVNVLPAEETDKTDNNRHNIVIICDTELTGNGKLPPKEKHDEAVRQTAALNDKLCSIIRLACFKSRLFDLVDRKNIDYLLEEKGIVASGLANNPKYREIAKLAGADAILLCNLKFDIINPGGTASSQFGTTTIGAYAKTMHEIKMIDVDTGKILCLSIIEKHIKKETGLRGLDPDFFRQGMQSINDLLLECYNNMPDN, from the coding sequence ATGATTAACTTATTGCTAAATGTTCTAAGGATTAGTTTTTTTTTGTTTTTAGCTGTAAATGTTTTACCGGCTGAAGAAACTGATAAAACAGATAACAATCGACATAATATAGTAATTATATGTGATACTGAATTGACTGGTAATGGCAAACTTCCACCTAAGGAGAAACACGATGAAGCGGTTAGGCAAACTGCCGCTTTAAACGATAAATTGTGTTCAATTATTAGATTGGCTTGTTTCAAAAGCAGATTGTTTGATTTAGTAGATAGGAAAAATATTGATTATCTTCTGGAAGAGAAAGGAATAGTAGCGTCAGGATTGGCAAACAACCCCAAATATCGAGAGATTGCAAAGCTTGCTGGCGCAGATGCAATTTTGTTGTGCAATTTAAAGTTTGACATTATAAACCCTGGAGGGACTGCATCTTCTCAATTTGGTACGACAACTATTGGTGCCTATGCAAAGACGATGCATGAGATAAAAATGATTGATGTTGATACCGGGAAAATACTCTGTTTGTCCATAATTGAGAAACACATAAAAAAAGAAACAGGTCTTCGTGGATTAGACCCAGATTTCTTTAGGCAAGGAATGCAATCTATCAATGATTTATTGTTGGAATGTTATAATAACATGCCCGATAATTGA
- a CDS encoding ankyrin repeat domain-containing protein has product MKHIRLLIIIILILTCYNIESPIADEELNVFKAVLSDDLQSLKKLIDDHVNISQMNENGETPLHIAAERGNLNIAIALITAGANVNSTDNTNRTPLFIAVNNEYIDLIKLLIVKNANVNKSLNNGNSPLHNACIHGNILIVKLLLSNGANLNSKNSEGHTPLFLAEKHENYDVVDFLENKKNEITYERFKNSYDKYNKLKEPVELDEITKKNEDSFSHSNNSKSTQRNSPYEPKTKEEREKYNRIFNDILNNPDINSYINSVKNKLTPFTKSQSDYKIRISKSTYVNGWSQSSNLITITRGMLHTIFNEDELACFISHEIGHAELNHLWEGGTWQDKEKEADIYAIALCLQAGYQPYAYADLLNRLAQLVDKQAVWKAEGKNRSHPPLIERAELIRKFLLQKQYVDSFKRRERRYQQNLAVLHDLAEFMDDAVRSDRPLWPKIYSDKKITGPDFLGPHSREALENINERLRFIGGLEKSLIWAPLVEFFASPVLVTGAKRGYPLEQQANSIGVLPDIVKKVIANGINDLMCMYGNDLSAEEQGYWEGIYDVLYFQND; this is encoded by the coding sequence ATGAAACACATAAGATTATTAATCATTATTATTTTAATTTTGACGTGCTACAATATCGAATCTCCCATCGCAGATGAAGAATTAAATGTGTTTAAGGCTGTTTTATCAGATGACTTACAATCTTTGAAAAAATTGATTGATGATCATGTCAATATAAGTCAAATGAACGAAAATGGTGAAACCCCTTTACATATTGCCGCAGAAAGAGGAAATCTCAACATTGCCATCGCATTGATCACTGCTGGAGCGAACGTAAATTCGACGGACAATACCAACAGAACACCTCTGTTTATAGCTGTTAATAATGAATATATAGACTTGATCAAACTTCTGATTGTGAAAAATGCCAATGTAAATAAATCATTAAACAATGGCAATTCACCACTTCACAATGCCTGCATCCATGGAAATATTCTGATTGTCAAATTACTTTTATCTAATGGAGCCAATCTTAATTCTAAAAATAGCGAAGGCCATACACCTTTATTTTTGGCCGAGAAACATGAAAATTATGATGTAGTTGATTTTTTAGAAAACAAGAAAAATGAAATTACCTATGAAAGGTTTAAAAATTCTTATGATAAGTATAACAAGTTAAAAGAACCTGTTGAATTAGATGAAATTACCAAAAAAAACGAAGATTCATTTTCGCACTCAAATAATAGCAAAAGTACTCAAAGAAACTCACCTTACGAACCTAAAACTAAGGAAGAACGAGAAAAGTATAACAGAATTTTTAATGATATTCTAAACAATCCAGATATAAATAGCTATATAAATAGCGTAAAAAATAAATTAACACCTTTTACAAAAAGCCAATCAGATTATAAAATTAGAATATCTAAATCAACATATGTTAACGGATGGTCTCAATCTTCTAATTTAATAACTATTACAAGAGGAATGCTTCACACAATTTTCAATGAAGACGAGTTAGCATGCTTTATTAGTCATGAAATAGGACATGCCGAGTTAAATCATTTATGGGAAGGAGGAACGTGGCAAGATAAAGAGAAAGAAGCTGATATCTATGCTATAGCGCTATGTCTTCAAGCAGGTTATCAACCATATGCATATGCTGATTTACTTAATAGATTAGCACAATTAGTTGACAAACAGGCGGTTTGGAAAGCCGAAGGAAAAAATCGATCTCACCCCCCTTTAATTGAAAGAGCTGAACTCATAAGAAAATTTTTATTACAAAAACAGTATGTTGACTCTTTTAAAAGAAGAGAAAGACGATACCAGCAGAATTTGGCAGTTCTCCATGACTTAGCAGAATTTATGGACGATGCAGTGCGTTCAGATCGGCCTTTGTGGCCCAAAATATATTCTGATAAAAAAATTACAGGGCCGGATTTTCTCGGGCCTCATTCCCGAGAAGCGTTGGAGAACATTAATGAACGTCTTCGATTTATCGGAGGTTTAGAAAAATCGCTTATATGGGCTCCACTAGTAGAATTCTTCGCTAGCCCAGTATTGGTGACTGGTGCAAAACGCGGTTATCCTCTCGAACAACAAGCAAATTCTATCGGCGTCCTTCCAGATATTGTCAAAAAGGTAATTGCGAATGGAATAAATGATCTCATGTGCATGTATGGTAATGACTTATCGGCTGAAGAACAAGGTTATTGGGAAGGAATATATGATGTTCTTTATTTCCAAAACGACTGA
- a CDS encoding DUF6431 domain-containing protein: MPPTATHEDITTYLKRVEKDQIKPHCLPDCTQCGLAACYFKIHAYRERRFLIIVDMTVQPEYAPLVRFRCPVCKKTVSYYPDFALPHKHYTRQSIMGFTENYFASDTTTYQQAIMDMEQLGVPGYPGGEKSLAPSTVHRWVTALSGLAHTTQTALNLIGQENPATRAYRDLAQLTIATGKFKCPSRKKQLLDCLRLIVVEAFFKATFNLSIFTNLAIRCAFT, encoded by the coding sequence ATGCCGCCGACAGCGACACATGAGGACATTACAACATATCTGAAGCGCGTCGAAAAGGACCAAATCAAACCCCATTGTTTGCCCGACTGTACCCAATGCGGTCTTGCGGCATGCTACTTTAAGATTCACGCCTATCGGGAACGCCGTTTCCTGATTATCGTCGACATGACCGTACAACCCGAATATGCGCCGTTGGTCCGTTTCCGTTGCCCGGTCTGCAAGAAGACGGTGTCCTATTATCCCGATTTTGCCCTCCCGCACAAACACTATACCCGTCAATCGATCATGGGATTTACCGAAAACTATTTCGCGTCCGATACAACCACCTATCAGCAGGCCATCATGGACATGGAGCAGCTTGGCGTGCCGGGATATCCCGGTGGAGAAAAAAGCCTTGCACCATCAACGGTTCACCGATGGGTGACGGCGCTGTCGGGGCTGGCCCATACCACGCAGACAGCATTGAACCTGATCGGCCAGGAAAACCCGGCCACGAGGGCATACCGCGATTTGGCCCAATTGACGATTGCGACCGGCAAATTCAAATGTCCATCCCGTAAAAAGCAACTGCTCGATTGCTTGCGATTGATCGTCGTCGAGGCTTTTTTCAAGGCCACCTTCAACCTGTCAATTTTCACCAACCTGGCAATACGCTGCGCGTTCACCTGA
- a CDS encoding helix-turn-helix domain-containing protein, with amino-acid sequence MDKEQEKWAIFWCDLLSPVIFGEIDEKATNRFLKELAQEPLRFPDGEIKTPSLSTLRRKLNRYRQSGFDGLERQTRSDQGKPRSVSPEVLATAIELKKEQPYRSPKAINRFLQTTYATCVPRSTLYRHLKAAGATRIKLGVTKLKVRKRWTREHTNDLWVGDFEEGPYVIEKNDVVPTCLSAFIDCHSRFVVEARYYFRQNLDVLIDSLIRAWSNHGASLELYLDNAKVYHANGLKAACYRLNTRLLHRPPRDPAPGGLIERFFQTAQQQFEAEVRAGDLLTLEQLNRALSAWLSVAYHKDIHSQTGERPEDRYHNGLTIIRQVDMSRVIESFMQAIPRTVNRTFSDVQINKRFYRVDPKLRGDRVEVRFDPFSTWDKVQIHSLDGQYLGTGVLHQRQTGLPLAPGQDRGKPKHSYTDLLIQQHKKELAEKTAGIDYRKIVEHRRWPFHQFANTVAQLLGFKAGLTGLCSGDLEMLKKVYNQRSAIDRQTVKQAFENARQPSVPYIVAELKQLIKGDR; translated from the coding sequence ATGGATAAAGAACAAGAAAAGTGGGCCATCTTTTGGTGCGATCTCTTAAGCCCGGTGATTTTCGGAGAGATCGACGAGAAAGCGACGAACCGGTTTCTCAAGGAGTTGGCCCAAGAGCCGCTTCGTTTCCCTGACGGAGAGATCAAAACACCCTCGCTATCCACGCTGAGACGAAAGCTGAACCGTTATCGACAAAGCGGATTCGACGGCCTTGAACGACAAACGCGTAGCGATCAGGGAAAGCCCCGCAGCGTGAGCCCCGAGGTCCTCGCAACGGCCATTGAACTGAAAAAAGAGCAGCCCTACCGCAGCCCCAAGGCCATCAACCGCTTTTTGCAAACCACGTATGCGACCTGTGTGCCCCGCTCCACGCTTTACCGTCACCTGAAAGCCGCCGGCGCCACCCGGATCAAGCTGGGCGTTACCAAGCTGAAGGTCCGCAAACGCTGGACCCGGGAGCACACCAATGATCTGTGGGTCGGCGACTTCGAGGAAGGACCCTACGTCATCGAGAAAAACGATGTCGTACCTACCTGTCTGTCCGCCTTCATCGACTGCCACAGCCGCTTTGTTGTCGAGGCGCGCTATTACTTCAGGCAAAACCTGGATGTACTCATCGATTCGCTGATCCGGGCATGGTCAAACCATGGCGCATCGCTCGAACTGTACCTGGACAATGCCAAGGTGTACCATGCCAACGGGCTCAAGGCCGCCTGTTATCGTCTGAACACCCGGCTGCTCCACCGACCGCCCCGGGACCCGGCGCCCGGTGGCCTGATTGAGAGATTCTTTCAGACCGCCCAACAGCAGTTCGAGGCCGAGGTCCGCGCCGGAGATTTGCTCACCCTGGAACAACTCAATCGCGCGCTGTCTGCCTGGCTGTCCGTCGCTTACCACAAAGACATCCACAGCCAGACTGGAGAACGTCCTGAAGATCGATATCACAACGGTCTGACCATCATCCGCCAGGTCGATATGAGCCGTGTGATCGAATCATTCATGCAAGCCATCCCCCGTACCGTCAACCGGACTTTTTCCGATGTCCAAATCAATAAACGCTTCTACCGGGTGGATCCCAAACTGCGCGGAGACCGGGTAGAGGTCCGCTTCGATCCGTTTTCAACCTGGGACAAGGTCCAGATCCACTCCCTGGACGGGCAGTATCTGGGCACCGGAGTGCTGCATCAACGCCAAACCGGTCTGCCGCTCGCACCAGGCCAAGACCGGGGTAAACCCAAGCACAGCTATACTGACCTGTTAATCCAACAGCACAAAAAGGAACTGGCCGAAAAAACCGCCGGCATCGATTATCGCAAAATCGTCGAACACCGCCGGTGGCCTTTTCACCAATTCGCCAACACCGTGGCCCAGCTTCTCGGGTTTAAAGCCGGCTTGACCGGGCTTTGCTCCGGCGATCTGGAAATGCTCAAGAAGGTCTATAATCAACGTTCAGCCATCGACCGGCAGACGGTCAAGCAAGCCTTTGAAAACGCAAGGCAGCCAAGTGTGCCCTACATCGTCGCCGAACTCAAACAACTCATCAAAGGAGACCGATAA
- a CDS encoding ExeA family protein, which produces MFLAHFSLTAHPFAEKPPIEWLQRDPRIEQALARLKFFEQQGALALILGQTGLGKSSLLRLFIHELPHNRYHPLYLHLTPLQANAFLRLMVTKLGEKPRMGKDRMLLQILERIKQNEKCTLLIVDEAHLIDPNTLTDLRLLISSIDEEVSLKIVLCGQENLKDVLKRASHADLVQRITLRFALHALSKEQSGAYIDNRMTLAGGTAKTFESEAKNLIHDYTGGVPRQINNVATACLINAASRNLKKIDDALVNETMSEFNLP; this is translated from the coding sequence ATGTTTTTAGCCCATTTTTCTTTAACTGCCCACCCGTTTGCCGAAAAACCGCCCATCGAATGGCTGCAACGCGATCCCCGGATCGAACAGGCGCTGGCAAGGCTTAAATTCTTCGAACAACAAGGCGCCCTAGCCTTGATCCTCGGCCAGACTGGACTCGGCAAATCTTCACTGCTCAGGCTCTTCATCCACGAGTTGCCACACAACCGGTATCATCCCCTTTACCTTCATCTCACTCCCCTCCAGGCCAACGCCTTTCTACGGCTCATGGTCACCAAACTCGGCGAAAAACCCAGGATGGGAAAGGACCGTATGCTGCTGCAGATCCTCGAACGGATCAAACAAAACGAAAAGTGCACCCTTTTAATCGTCGACGAGGCCCATCTGATCGATCCTAACACCCTTACCGATCTGCGCCTGTTGATATCCTCCATCGATGAAGAGGTATCGTTGAAAATTGTCTTGTGTGGTCAGGAGAACCTGAAAGATGTCCTCAAACGTGCCTCGCATGCCGATCTGGTTCAGCGGATCACCCTGCGGTTTGCCTTGCATGCGCTCTCAAAAGAGCAATCCGGCGCCTATATCGATAACCGTATGACCTTGGCCGGTGGAACAGCCAAAACCTTCGAAAGCGAGGCCAAAAACCTGATTCATGACTACACCGGCGGCGTCCCTCGCCAAATCAACAATGTCGCCACGGCTTGCCTGATTAATGCCGCCTCGCGCAACCTGAAAAAAATCGATGACGCCCTGGTTAACGAAACCATGAGCGAATTTAATCTGCCATAG
- a CDS encoding CHC2 zinc finger domain-containing protein, which yields MPNHYSASLLRTLRNRIPIDAVIVDMLRLDIRPDETLLRFRCPLCDRFHTATNPKTNLARCFDCAKNFNPIDLVMAVTHCSFVDAVERLKKRSHWMS from the coding sequence ATGCCTAACCATTACTCAGCAAGTCTCTTGCGGACCCTAAGAAATCGCATCCCCATCGATGCCGTGATTGTCGACATGTTACGGCTGGATATCCGCCCTGATGAAACCTTGCTACGCTTTCGCTGCCCATTGTGCGATCGCTTTCATACGGCGACAAATCCGAAAACCAACCTGGCACGATGTTTTGATTGCGCGAAGAACTTCAATCCGATTGATTTGGTCATGGCCGTTACCCATTGCAGCTTCGTCGATGCGGTGGAACGATTGAAAAAAAGATCCCATTGGATGAGTTGA